In Aciduliprofundum sp. MAR08-339, a single window of DNA contains:
- the endA gene encoding tRNA-intron lyase, with product MNPEVCGKIADKLQSRGFGRRNGKCLLLSWVEFAYLCERDIIKCDFSSALREVSHKLSNFDIFYLVYRDLRDRGYVLEVRDTHFRGRKNYSMNFYPMSDMDYFRPEDFLSKEFPLMLAVVDTDGEVTYYLVDLAEPRGEYFNLPKEALSVEILGKRTVLYSPELIDSTTFGRSEGEWGHLSVLEAMYLWEKGLCDKKPQVKTRIYRVYRDLRENGLIVKSGFKYGTHFRAYEKSMEEHSNYLVHVISRSEEIQKISRAVRVAHGVRKILLLSYLKEDKIVYFKVSWVRP from the coding sequence ATGAACCCGGAAGTTTGCGGTAAGATTGCAGACAAACTCCAATCTCGAGGTTTTGGAAGAAGAAATGGAAAATGCCTTCTCCTTTCATGGGTTGAATTTGCATATCTTTGTGAGAGAGATATAATCAAATGCGATTTTTCCTCCGCATTGAGGGAAGTATCACACAAGTTGAGTAATTTTGATATTTTTTACCTCGTGTACAGGGACCTTCGGGATAGGGGCTATGTGCTGGAAGTTAGGGATACCCATTTCAGGGGAAGGAAAAATTACTCGATGAATTTTTATCCAATGTCTGATATGGACTATTTTCGCCCGGAGGATTTCTTATCCAAAGAATTCCCACTTATGCTTGCAGTGGTTGATACAGATGGTGAGGTTACATACTATCTCGTGGATCTCGCTGAGCCCCGTGGAGAATATTTCAACCTTCCCAAGGAGGCTCTGAGTGTTGAGATTCTTGGCAAGAGAACCGTTCTTTACTCTCCTGAGCTTATTGACTCAACCACCTTTGGGAGGAGCGAGGGTGAATGGGGCCATCTCAGCGTTCTTGAGGCCATGTACCTGTGGGAAAAGGGTTTGTGCGATAAAAAGCCACAGGTAAAAACCCGCATTTACCGGGTCTATAGGGATCTAAGAGAAAATGGCCTGATAGTTAAATCGGGTTTCAAGTATGGCACACATTTCAGGGCATACGAGAAGAGCATGGAGGAGCATTCAAACTACCTTGTTCATGTTATATCCCGGAGTGAGGAGATACAAAAAATAAGTCGGGCCGTGAGAGTTGCTCACGGAGTAAGGAAAATCCTGCTTCTATCTTATCTGAAAGAGGATAAGATCGTTTATTTCAAAGTTTCCTGGGTTCGGCCTTAA
- a CDS encoding Rab family GTPase yields the protein MRAPKIWKVCVLGDKSVGKTSLIRRFVYDAFESEIDETLQSKTCRRKVGEVTLLIWDVSVYEQNIKPILSGAKAIIIVGDLTRRETLETMGQIAEFLDGHKAQKIFVANKNDLKYRAEFWKDELEDISDAFGYPYFLTSAKTGENVETVFSSIVEGTL from the coding sequence ATGAGAGCACCAAAAATCTGGAAGGTCTGTGTACTCGGTGATAAGTCAGTGGGTAAAACCTCGCTCATAAGGAGATTTGTATATGATGCATTTGAGAGCGAGATTGATGAGACCCTTCAATCAAAAACATGTCGCAGGAAGGTTGGGGAAGTAACGCTTCTCATCTGGGATGTTAGTGTTTACGAGCAGAACATAAAGCCCATTCTATCCGGAGCAAAGGCCATAATAATTGTGGGAGATCTTACCCGCAGGGAAACCCTTGAAACCATGGGTCAGATTGCGGAGTTTCTTGATGGTCACAAGGCCCAGAAGATATTTGTGGCCAATAAAAACGATTTGAAGTACCGCGCAGAGTTTTGGAAGGACGAACTTGAGGATATATCGGATGCATTTGGCTATCCCTATTTTCTCACGAGCGCCAAGACGGGTGAGAACGTGGAAACTGTATTTTCCAGCATAGTGGAAGGGACATTATGA